The DNA segment GAAACAACTCTACCTCTTTTCCCTCCCAGTTTGCAGGGATGTTGATTTCCCTGCTGTACCATGCCTTTCCAACATACTTGTAAGCCCTTGATAAAATACCGTAATCGGCTCCTTCGGTTTTACTTCCCTTTTTACCCTCATCGGTAGAGCCGGGAAGCGCGATATTGTCTTTAAGTTGATGTTGATACCAGCGCTCTTTCTCTCCATTTCCAGAAGGGTCCAGCTGGAAATTCCAGGAACCGGCAAGTGAAAGGTTTTCCTGCGCAAAGGCCAACTGCCCCATTGCCACAAAAAGAAAGAAACAGGTAAAGAATCTCATAAATTGTACTTTTTAAATTGAAATTAAAATAGATCAATTGATCAAATACAAACATAAATGAACCGCGGTTAGTTAGAATGGATATTATATTGGTAATGATGGATTATTCTATGAATTCGTTACTCTAAATAATTTGATATCTTGTATTTCAAATAAAAATCAAATGCGACTGATCATATTTATGATGGCGATCTTGTCTGTTTTCGAAGCTGCCGGGCAAAACAAAAAGTTAAAAAACGAATTTTTAGAGCCAACGCCGAGAGAAGAACTACACCATGAACTTGCAAATGAATGCTTCAATTCCCATAAATACAACCGACTTCAACGCTTAAAGATCTATCCCTTTAATAAAGCAAAGGAGATTAAGCTCATATCCTTTAAAGCAGACGATTTTATTCCTGTTAAAAATAAAAATATTGACTACTCCCGGGTCAACGAAAGCCAGCTACTCAACCCGGGCCAAACAGACGAATTAACCGATATTTTACACAATATTGGCTACGACCCGAACTTCAAAGTAAAGTATAGAATAACAAATCTATACAAATGTTATGAACCCAGAAACGGCATTTTGTTTTTAAATTCGGAAGGAAAAGCCTTCGAATTTATTGAAATATGCTTTGAATGCGATCGTACACGCAGTTCCTCAAATAAAGTTAAGGAAGGCATATTCTGCAATCAGAAGTTTAGCTTGTTAAAAGATTTCTTTAAAAATACAGGTATTAAATATGGTTTAACGAGAGATCCGATATTAAGTTATCCTGAAATACTCCAGCTGAAGGATACTTCAGATTTACTCCATCAAACCAGAATCAAATTAGAAAATAAAGTAATAAATGGTGACGATATAAGTCGGTTAAGCAACACTGAGCAAAAATTGCTGTTTCTTTTTAATTCACAAATTATTTACCGCGTCACAGGATCTGGATTGTTAGAATTCTATTTTAATTATTCCGGGGAATTCTACCAACAAACAGCCAGTATTCTGGCCGAAGTTGGGGCGGTAGAGACTTTGGCAGCATTGAAATCCTCCATTTTACAATGGCCCGGAGAAAATCTCCCAAAAAGCAGGGCAGCCAGACGAAAAATCTTGTATAGAATTGTAAATGAAGTCGCTCCCAAATGGCAAACTTTAGAAAAAGGGCTATATCTTCGTCAAATAGACGATAGTGGAGAAGTCCTAATTCAAAAAGAAGATCTGGACGGTTTGATATTTAACTATCTTATTGCCAACAAAGACCTGTTAAAAGATTAGAAAGTAACCTTTAACAGGTTAACTATGCAGTCAAAACGGCATAATTACCCGTACTTTTCTGTCTCGCATAGTAATGTAGTTGTACAATTTCCAATTGCTGCTCCCGAACAATAGACGCGGTAAAAAGAGAGTTGTTGCTCTGAAGGTCGAATTGGAGCGGAACCCTCAAAACCCTCCCATTGGTTAGAGAAAATACGGCCCATACTTCAAAATCCTCATGAGGCCAAAAAGATTTAGGGGTTCCTTCGGTAATTTTGCATCCGCACATCATTTCTACAAACACCGCTAATAATCCCGCTTGTGGATCTGATTTAAGCACCAGCCCAGGCACAGTCAGGTTTACCTCATACAATTCCCGCAAGGGACTAAGCATCAGACTCTGGGAAATCGTTAACGTTTGTCCCTGAGGCTTAGGAATCACAGCGGTAAGAATTGCAGCTTCTTCCCCGTTGATCTGAATTTCGGTACTTCCGTGAATGGTGTTTACATCTGAGGTTAAGTAGTTGACTTTTGGCGCATCACTTCCATTCATTTGCAGGATAGGCATACAGCTGCTACTTCCCAAACTAAAGAAATCACCAATATTCCCGTCGTCTGTATTGCTCTGCAACTGGTAAGGCAAACAGACGGTTCCTTGCGAATAACTAAGTGTAATAATGACATCATCCGTTTGGTAGGCATGAGGTCCAAGAAATTTCCCTCCAAGTGCCTGCAGGTAAACTTTAAGTGTTGCTTTAGTACTCATATTTATCTGTATTTTAATTAAGTTAGTCCAACATCTTTGGCAAAATTCCGATAGCAAAACCAGCTATATCAGCGGTTGAATTAGACAGCAAAACAATTGCAGTTTTTTTCTTTACATTGATTGCCAAAAAACTCCGGCTCCCACCGGTTGCGCCATCATGAAAATAATACACCTCTTCTCCTGACTGTGTTAAATGCCAGCCTAAGCCAATCTTAGGTTGTTTTGAAAAAGTAACTTCATGCGTAAGATCAAATGCTTTTGATAAATCAGAATGTCCGGTTTCCATATTATTCTTTGCATAGATCAGTAAATCATTAACGGTAGATTTAAGCGCTCCGCAGCCCGCAAGCGCATCAAACTCCCAGGTTTTAGTTTCCAGCCCCCTTAAACCATAAACCTTCGCAAAATCCTTGTTCAATTCAGGTGTTAATTGCTGAAACGTACGCTTCATTTTTACCGGATCAGTGATGATTTCTTTGATAAGTTTTTCATAGTTTTTTCCACTGATTTTTTCCAGAATCAGTGCCAGCAGACCGGGGCCTGTATTTGAATATGCATAAACAGCTCCAGGAACAGTAGTTAATTTACAGGTTTTAAGACTGGCAAAAAGCAACTGTCGCGTATAGTTTTTATAAGGATTTAAATAATCTGTGCTTTTATTAAAAAAATTATCTGGTAAGCGGGGTAACCCGGAAGTATGGTTGCTTAAATTTACGATGCTAATTTTCTGGAGCTCTGGATTTAAAGCCACAGAATCCGGGAGATATTTAGTGATCGGATCTGTTAAACTGATTTTTCCTTTCCTTACATAATATGCTAATATCGCAGAAGTAAACGTTTTAGTAATAGAACCAACCTCAAAAATAGTATTGCCATCAGGAATTTGCCCCTTTTCCTTTTGAGTAGTGCCATATCCATAAGTATAGGTTTTTCCGTCTTTGATGATCCCAATACTCAGACCTACCGCATTTGGATACTTCATAAAAGGTATGAACATCGAATCTACCGTGTTGTCCATTTTAGATTTCAATGGATTCGAAGTAAGAATGGGTCCGGTTAATGGTAGGTTGTATTGGGCCATTGTCATTAATGGTCCAAGGCTCAGTAATAAAACTAATGCTTTAAAATAAGTAAGTTTCATCATTTAAATCAGGTCATAAATCACTCGCGCTTAATTATTGAAAAATCATCACCTCTCTAACCAAACGCAGAAGCCATTCTTTTAACGAAAATAGAGCTAAATATTCATATTTAATAAATAATTATAATTGTTAGTAAATACACAAATTCAAAAGCATAATTTTAGACCATCATAAACCATAATGCAGGAATTAAAGAAAGTCATTAACAACTATCGGGAAGAAAAAGAGATATCCATTCTTGAAGATTTCAGGTTTATCCATAATGGTAAAACCAGCTATCATGAAGTCTTTGATTCAAATTACTGGAAAAGAAAAGACCTGATTTTTGAATTGTATCAGGATTATGGCTTAGCGGACAAACCCTTGATAAAATGGTTGTTAACTGAAGAATTAAAAGCTTCTGAAATAAACACACCAGTTTATACTGTAGACCTTTGTGCATTTATGTTATACAAGTATATGGAAATGGAGGATATCTATATGCTTTACGAGGCTAAATTTGGTGCAGGAACGGATCTTCAGGTATATGTAGATATAGAGCTTTTATTTGGGTTCGACAGCAATGAAACCAAAACATATCTCGAAAACAAACAGAAAGACAAACGGAAAAATAAAAAGATCCTAAAAGCGATTGACTACTATGTGCAAAATCCAGACGCAAGATTCAGGTCGAGAACCGCATATATTGAGCATTTTGAAACACAAAAAATAAAGGGGATAAGAGCCGACCTGGCAGAATTAGCGGAAAACAATTGAAAGCAGGAAAACAATTGGAATAATAAGGTGTAAATCAAATTAGTTCGTAGCTTTGGAAAGAAAAAAACATTAACATGGCAGTATTACATAGAAAAGAAGAGAAAATTGAAGTCGTGCTGAGTAAGCTTCCAAAAGACTATACAGACAAACAATTCGTTGACACCTTTATTCAGCTCTATTCTCTGGATTGGGGAAAGATAAAAGCCAATTACATTAAGCAATCTCAAGATAAAGAACCGGGAGCAATCATTACGATGCCAAAACCTGAACTTTACTTAAAAAGTATTTTAGAAACCTACCTTGAAAATTTAAAGGAAAGCAAAGGCGGTAAATAATAAAAATCCGGTACAATTGATGTTGTACCGGAATAAAATTCTTAGACGTAGGCTTGCTGCTTAAAGCGCATGGCTGATCTTATGATAGTAGATGTAGGACACCGCTAAAATGACCATCACAATTAATGGAAAGAATCCGTTAAAGCCAAAACCATCTACTGCAAAAGTACTTACACTGGCGGCAATAAAATCAAAGCCAAATCCCGCATAAGCCCATTCCTTTATACGCTTAGGCGTTTTTGGAATAATCAAGGCTATTGAGCCCAGCACTTTAAAGACCACGAGCATCACTCCGAAATACTCAGGATACCCCAGGTGTCTGATTCCTTCTTTCGCGAGCTCTGTTTGAGAAGTCAATGCAGGCATCACTCCTTCAAACAGGAAAATCAGGGTGGTTGTAATCCAATAAATTATTTTATTCTTTTTCATTTTGATTGGTTTATTTAAGGTTCATTTACCATTTCAAAATTAAGCTCGAATTCCTGGTTTAGACTAGTGTAAAAACGACATATTCAGGGGGCAAATCAGACAAGAGGATGTTGATTCGTTTATTTACTTATTTTGAGGCCATTTAAGAAGGCCAGTTTCACATAAACTGATTCAGCAAACTCAGCGTGCATCAAATTAATTTGCTCTTCCCCTGCTAGCGCTTTGTAAAGATTTAGAACCAGACCTTTTCCTCTGGAATCAGCAAGATAATTGAGGAAGAACTCTTGTGCTGCTTCTGCTTTTCCAAGGCAAAGCATGAAAGCCAGCGGACTTAAGTGTTTATGAGCATAAGGGTTAAATTTCGTTCCGTTACGCGCCAAAAATGGGATGGCTTTTTCTGTGTTTTCAAACAAGTCAAAAATAGGTAACGCATACGTCTTTATCGT comes from the Pedobacter sp. FW305-3-2-15-E-R2A2 genome and includes:
- a CDS encoding serine hydrolase domain-containing protein, whose protein sequence is MMKLTYFKALVLLLSLGPLMTMAQYNLPLTGPILTSNPLKSKMDNTVDSMFIPFMKYPNAVGLSIGIIKDGKTYTYGYGTTQKEKGQIPDGNTIFEVGSITKTFTSAILAYYVRKGKISLTDPITKYLPDSVALNPELQKISIVNLSNHTSGLPRLPDNFFNKSTDYLNPYKNYTRQLLFASLKTCKLTTVPGAVYAYSNTGPGLLALILEKISGKNYEKLIKEIITDPVKMKRTFQQLTPELNKDFAKVYGLRGLETKTWEFDALAGCGALKSTVNDLLIYAKNNMETGHSDLSKAFDLTHEVTFSKQPKIGLGWHLTQSGEEVYYFHDGATGGSRSFLAINVKKKTAIVLLSNSTADIAGFAIGILPKMLD
- a CDS encoding DoxX family protein; protein product: MKKNKIIYWITTTLIFLFEGVMPALTSQTELAKEGIRHLGYPEYFGVMLVVFKVLGSIALIIPKTPKRIKEWAYAGFGFDFIAASVSTFAVDGFGFNGFFPLIVMVILAVSYIYYHKISHAL